Proteins encoded in a region of the Stieleria neptunia genome:
- a CDS encoding ATP-dependent Clp protease adaptor ClpS, producing the protein MSDKQVAVADPAVEQEQQTKPKKQPRYNVVLWDDSDHSYQYVVMMMRKLFRHPVEKGFQIATQVDSHGKAVCLTTTMEHAELKRDQIHAYGKDDLIPRCKGSMSATIEPAG; encoded by the coding sequence ATGTCAGACAAGCAAGTCGCGGTTGCCGATCCGGCGGTCGAACAAGAGCAACAAACCAAACCCAAGAAACAGCCTCGCTACAACGTCGTCCTCTGGGATGACTCCGATCACAGCTACCAATACGTCGTGATGATGATGCGAAAACTGTTTCGCCACCCGGTCGAAAAAGGTTTCCAAATCGCGACCCAAGTCGACAGCCACGGCAAAGCCGTTTGCCTGACCACCACCATGGAACACGCCGAATTGAAACGCGACCAGATTCACGCCTACGGCAAAGATGATTTGATCCCGCGTTGCAAAGGCAGCATGAGCGCGACCATCGAACCGGCCGGCTGA
- the mtaB gene encoding tRNA (N(6)-L-threonylcarbamoyladenosine(37)-C(2))-methylthiotransferase MtaB, with protein MSAKLRVTTLGCKVNQYETELVRQGLQRVGFEDCAQGDRADVCIVNTCTVTNQGDVKSRQVIRRMARENPDARIVVMGCYATRAPEEVAKLPGVAEVVTDKRELPDLMSRFGVVDVPTGLDGFSGRHRAYVKVQDGCLLRCSYCIIPHVRPKLTSRPLEHIVDEVRRLTDAGHREVVLTGIHLGHYGVDWNRNKPREDWTRLSDLVRQLCQLPGDFRIRLSSIEATEVTRSLIGVMTEYPDRLVPHVHLCLQSGSDSVLRRMRRRWGTRMFLDRCRMLNEALNKPAITTDIIVGFPGETEAEFRQTLATCRAAGFSKIHAFPFSARRGTPAAEMPDQLPGDLKNQRVHQLAELESELRRDYFASLVGESVQVLVESDRALVRLDGSESESRLLRGTTCRYAPAEWVSEDPRITTGDLVAAEVSHADAERVLVSL; from the coding sequence ATGTCGGCAAAGTTACGCGTCACCACGCTCGGTTGCAAAGTCAACCAATACGAAACCGAACTCGTCCGACAGGGGTTGCAGCGCGTCGGGTTTGAAGACTGCGCCCAGGGAGACCGGGCGGACGTTTGCATCGTCAACACCTGCACGGTGACCAATCAAGGTGACGTCAAGAGCCGCCAAGTGATACGCCGCATGGCCCGGGAAAATCCCGATGCCCGGATCGTCGTGATGGGCTGTTACGCGACGCGGGCGCCCGAGGAAGTCGCCAAGCTGCCCGGGGTGGCCGAAGTCGTCACCGACAAACGGGAACTGCCCGATCTGATGTCGCGGTTCGGCGTCGTCGACGTTCCCACCGGGCTGGACGGATTTTCCGGCCGGCACCGTGCCTACGTCAAAGTGCAAGACGGTTGTTTGCTTCGCTGCAGCTACTGCATCATCCCCCACGTGCGACCCAAACTGACTTCGCGGCCGCTCGAACACATCGTCGACGAGGTCCGCCGGTTGACCGACGCGGGACATCGCGAAGTCGTTCTGACCGGGATTCACCTGGGGCACTACGGTGTCGATTGGAATCGCAACAAACCGCGCGAGGACTGGACGCGGCTGTCGGATCTGGTTCGACAACTCTGCCAACTGCCCGGCGATTTCCGGATCCGGCTGTCCAGCATCGAAGCGACCGAGGTGACGCGCAGCCTGATCGGTGTGATGACCGAGTATCCCGATCGCTTGGTCCCCCACGTGCATCTGTGCCTGCAATCGGGCAGCGACTCGGTGCTGCGTCGGATGCGTCGACGCTGGGGCACGCGGATGTTTTTGGACCGTTGCCGGATGCTCAACGAGGCGCTCAACAAACCGGCGATCACGACCGACATCATCGTCGGATTTCCCGGTGAAACCGAAGCCGAATTCCGGCAGACGCTGGCAACCTGTCGCGCCGCCGGATTCTCCAAAATCCACGCCTTTCCTTTCAGCGCTCGCCGCGGCACACCCGCCGCCGAGATGCCGGACCAATTGCCCGGCGATTTGAAAAACCAGCGTGTTCACCAACTCGCCGAACTCGAGTCCGAACTTCGCCGCGACTACTTTGCCAGCCTGGTCGGTGAATCCGTTCAAGTGCTGGTCGAATCCGATCGCGCCCTGGTCAGGCTGGACGGCAGCGAAAGTGAATCGCGGTTGTTACGCGGGACGACCTGCCGCTACGCGCCGGCCGAATGGGTCAGTGAAGATCCCCGCATCACGACCGGGGACTTGGTGGCCGCCGAAGTCAGCCACGCCGACGCGGAGCGGGTGCTCGTTTCTCTGTAG
- the speA gene encoding biosynthetic arginine decarboxylase has product MKQARQDRWTVQDSVAEYGVDRWGDGYFSISEQGTVVVSPSRDEHTSIDLKALVDQLGERGLSLPILLRFNGILRDRLHHLHDCFAQAIEENGYQNRYRCVFPIKVNQQREVVQQIVAEGAALGFGVEAGSKPELLAAIAMSDASVPIVCNGFKDEEYIRLAMMAQRLGRTVFPVVEKASELDLIFRVASAVGVRPTIGMRVKLATRGSGRWQASGGYRSKFGLTVAEVLASLDRMIELGFEDCFQLLHFHVGSQIGNIRQLKSAILEAAQIYVDLQRRGAAMGYLDVGGGLGVDYDGTQTDSQSSMNYTIQEYANDVVYHVQSVCNEAGVPHPQLISESGRAVAAHHSILVMETLGVTKQGNADLPPWAASQQPAENDSAGPPDDYEQPVRDLWDAYTNLTADNMMEKFHDAQLTLDICMNLFSGGYLPLEQRVAAENLYFALCHRVRELAEAEGNVPAELEHLDRMLSDIYFVNFSLFQSMPDAWAIDQLFPIMPIHRLGERPTRHAVLGDITCDSDGKVDSFVSEQDCCDTLRLHVPEDGKSYQLAVFMVGAYQEILGDLHNLFGDTHAVHVECEGSAVKIRSIVKGDTVSEVLSYVQYDDRELLDRIGQSVEDAISDERIDHQQAGRIVAAFEKALAGYTYLEPTSKGAPMEDFEVPVDFVDTQEDQPSTLQRQDSTT; this is encoded by the coding sequence TTGAAGCAAGCTCGTCAGGATCGCTGGACGGTCCAAGATTCGGTGGCAGAATACGGTGTCGATCGCTGGGGAGACGGATATTTCAGTATCTCCGAGCAAGGCACGGTGGTCGTCTCGCCTTCGCGTGATGAACATACGTCAATCGATCTAAAGGCGCTCGTCGACCAGCTCGGCGAACGCGGCCTCAGCCTGCCCATTCTGCTCCGCTTCAACGGCATCCTCCGCGACCGATTGCATCATCTGCACGATTGCTTTGCCCAGGCGATCGAAGAAAACGGCTACCAAAACCGCTATCGCTGTGTGTTCCCGATCAAGGTCAACCAACAGCGCGAAGTCGTCCAACAAATCGTCGCCGAAGGTGCCGCATTGGGTTTCGGAGTCGAAGCGGGCAGCAAGCCCGAATTGCTCGCCGCGATCGCGATGAGCGACGCCTCGGTCCCGATCGTTTGCAACGGCTTCAAAGACGAAGAGTACATCCGCTTGGCGATGATGGCCCAGCGGCTCGGGCGGACCGTTTTTCCCGTGGTCGAAAAAGCCAGCGAACTGGACCTGATCTTCCGCGTCGCCTCGGCCGTGGGCGTCCGCCCGACGATCGGGATGCGGGTCAAACTGGCCACCCGTGGCAGCGGTCGCTGGCAGGCCAGCGGCGGCTACCGCAGCAAATTTGGGCTGACCGTCGCGGAGGTCCTGGCATCGTTGGACCGCATGATCGAGCTGGGATTTGAGGACTGTTTTCAACTGTTGCATTTTCACGTCGGCAGCCAGATCGGAAACATCCGTCAGCTGAAGTCGGCGATCCTGGAAGCGGCCCAGATCTACGTCGACCTGCAACGCCGCGGTGCCGCGATGGGGTATCTGGACGTCGGCGGCGGATTGGGCGTCGATTACGACGGCACCCAGACCGACAGCCAATCGAGTATGAACTACACGATTCAAGAATACGCCAACGACGTCGTCTACCACGTACAAAGCGTTTGCAATGAAGCCGGCGTGCCCCACCCGCAACTGATTTCCGAAAGCGGCCGCGCGGTTGCCGCCCACCACAGCATCCTGGTGATGGAAACCCTGGGCGTGACCAAACAGGGCAACGCAGATCTGCCGCCCTGGGCCGCGTCGCAACAGCCTGCGGAAAACGATTCGGCGGGACCTCCGGACGATTACGAACAACCGGTGCGTGATCTATGGGATGCCTACACCAATCTGACCGCCGACAACATGATGGAAAAGTTCCATGATGCGCAGCTGACGTTGGACATCTGCATGAACCTGTTTAGCGGCGGGTACCTGCCGCTGGAACAGCGTGTCGCGGCGGAGAATCTGTACTTCGCGTTGTGCCATCGTGTCCGCGAGTTGGCCGAGGCCGAAGGCAACGTGCCGGCCGAATTGGAACATCTCGATCGGATGCTGTCGGACATTTACTTCGTCAATTTCTCGCTATTTCAATCCATGCCCGATGCCTGGGCGATCGACCAGTTGTTCCCGATCATGCCGATCCATCGGCTGGGTGAACGCCCGACGCGTCACGCGGTGCTGGGCGACATCACCTGCGACAGCGACGGCAAAGTGGATTCGTTCGTGTCCGAGCAAGATTGCTGTGACACCCTGCGACTGCACGTGCCCGAAGACGGCAAATCGTATCAATTGGCGGTCTTCATGGTGGGCGCCTATCAAGAAATCCTCGGCGACTTGCACAACCTGTTCGGCGACACCCACGCGGTGCATGTCGAGTGCGAGGGATCGGCGGTGAAGATCCGTTCGATCGTCAAGGGCGACACCGTCTCGGAAGTGCTCAGCTACGTTCAATACGACGACCGCGAACTGCTTGATCGCATCGGCCAGTCGGTCGAAGACGCGATCTCGGACGAGCGGATCGATCACCAACAAGCCGGCCGAATCGTTGCCGCCTTCGAAAAAGCCCTCGCCGGATACACCTACCTGGAACCGACCAGCAAGGGTGCCCCGATGGAAGACTTCGAAGTCCCGGTGGATTTCGTCGACACGCAAGAGGACCAGCCGTCGACGTTGCAGCGACAGGATTCGACGACGTAG
- a CDS encoding serine/threonine protein kinase has translation MGIFDSVKSMLGGSGGSSGGRIDIQKRFTLERTAFTGTMAKFVVAKDHAHGGRLVGIKILDPEKVELFESRFRHLKKPSEGEIALKMHHPNVVETYEIGVSTKGDPILIMEFVAGPSMQNIIVQKQEHHVAGKRLMLIRSMCEALKYVHNQGYIHRDICPRNFILLPESTDVKLIDFGLTLPATPPFMVPGNRTGTPLYMSPEIVRRRPTDKRVDLFSLGVTFYCLIAFCHPWQGDVVSGRAALHHDTSPPKPLADVCPNVDPSLARGVMQLMQPKVEERTPTIEHFIQRIAKVESAYKDGAPSPQLG, from the coding sequence ATGGGGATTTTTGATTCCGTCAAATCGATGCTCGGCGGCAGCGGTGGCAGCAGCGGCGGGCGGATCGACATTCAGAAACGCTTCACGCTGGAACGGACTGCGTTCACCGGCACGATGGCGAAATTTGTCGTCGCCAAGGACCACGCGCATGGCGGCCGATTGGTCGGGATCAAAATCCTGGACCCGGAGAAGGTGGAATTGTTCGAAAGCCGGTTTCGCCACCTGAAAAAACCGTCCGAGGGCGAAATCGCCCTGAAAATGCATCACCCCAACGTCGTCGAAACCTACGAAATCGGCGTTTCGACCAAGGGCGACCCGATCCTGATCATGGAGTTCGTCGCCGGGCCAAGCATGCAAAACATCATCGTTCAAAAGCAGGAACATCATGTCGCCGGCAAACGATTGATGCTGATCCGTTCGATGTGTGAAGCGCTCAAGTATGTGCACAACCAGGGCTACATCCACCGTGACATCTGCCCGCGAAACTTCATCCTGCTGCCGGAGTCGACGGACGTCAAACTGATCGATTTCGGACTGACGCTGCCGGCCACTCCGCCGTTCATGGTGCCCGGCAACCGCACCGGGACGCCGCTGTACATGTCGCCCGAAATCGTGCGGCGACGGCCGACCGATAAACGCGTCGATCTGTTCTCCCTGGGCGTCACGTTCTACTGCTTGATCGCTTTCTGCCATCCCTGGCAGGGGGATGTTGTCAGTGGGCGGGCCGCCCTGCATCACGACACCTCGCCCCCCAAACCGCTGGCCGACGTCTGCCCCAACGTCGACCCCTCCCTGGCACGCGGCGTGATGCAATTGATGCAACCCAAAGTCGAGGAGCGGACGCCGACCATCGAGCACTTCATTCAGCGGATCGCGAAGGTGGAAAGTGCGTACAAAGATGGGGCGCCAAGTCCCCAGCTGGGCTGA
- the accD gene encoding acetyl-CoA carboxylase, carboxyltransferase subunit beta, protein MPEPSDLPQEPPKKRGVPEGLWLKCPGCGTSVYKKEVEQRLNVCPKCDHHFYVSAADRIVQVVDDGTFEAMNEHLQPTDPLEFSDRRRYAERLVGEQKRTGLSDAAITGTGMIRARRVALAVTDSAFIMGSMGSVVGERLARLIEHATTQDLPLIIISASGGGARMHEGILSLMQMAKVSAALARYDKAGGLFISVLTNPTMGGVAASFASLGDLVFAEPKALIGFAGPRTIKATIGIELPEGFQTSEFLLEHGYIDRIVHRKHLKTEIARAIDYCGK, encoded by the coding sequence ATGCCCGAACCTAGCGATCTCCCTCAGGAGCCACCCAAGAAACGGGGCGTTCCCGAAGGCTTGTGGTTGAAGTGTCCCGGTTGTGGGACCAGCGTCTACAAAAAAGAAGTCGAACAGCGACTCAACGTCTGCCCCAAGTGCGACCACCACTTTTATGTGTCGGCCGCCGATCGCATCGTCCAGGTCGTCGACGACGGCACGTTCGAGGCGATGAACGAGCACCTGCAACCGACCGATCCGCTGGAGTTTTCTGACCGCCGGCGCTACGCCGAACGGCTGGTCGGGGAACAGAAGCGAACGGGTTTGTCCGACGCCGCGATCACCGGAACCGGAATGATTCGCGCCCGCCGTGTCGCGCTGGCCGTGACCGACAGCGCATTCATCATGGGCAGCATGGGATCGGTCGTGGGTGAACGTTTGGCGCGGTTGATCGAACATGCGACCACGCAAGACTTGCCGCTGATCATCATCAGCGCCAGCGGTGGGGGGGCACGGATGCACGAAGGTATTTTATCGCTGATGCAAATGGCCAAGGTCAGCGCCGCACTGGCCCGCTATGACAAAGCGGGAGGCTTGTTCATCAGCGTGCTGACCAACCCCACGATGGGCGGTGTCGCCGCCAGTTTCGCCTCCCTGGGAGACCTGGTGTTTGCCGAACCCAAAGCCCTGATCGGGTTCGCCGGCCCGCGAACCATCAAGGCGACCATCGGAATCGAATTGCCCGAAGGTTTCCAGACCAGTGAGTTTTTACTCGAGCATGGCTACATCGATCGAATCGTTCATCGCAAACACCTGAAAACTGAAATCGCCCGCGCGATCGACTATTGCGGAAAGTAG
- a CDS encoding FAD-dependent oxidoreductase produces MIGNLSESRFRGFLAPLAVLAAVCTPHFVLNSAPAAEIFVETESFDDLGGWKLDTQFIQQMGSPYLLAHGLGTPVDDAVTQIDVKQPGAYRVWVRTFDWVARWDAAGQPGKFQIQIGGQTLGETFGTEGATWGWQDGGTIELAEGKTQLRLKDLTGFDGRCDCLYLTTQLDGDPPPPADSVLSDWRRKQLGLPDEPLERGPYDLVVVGGGYAGMGSALSAARMGCRVALIQDRGVLGGNGSSEVRVWAMGNIRRGKFPRIGEIIEEFADNATKSPGRYEEFGDDLKERTVRAEPQIDLWLNHHAFDAVVQDNHIVSVDALNTKTGAVVRMLGDRFVDCTGHGWLGQFVGADSDMAPDGRMGMSNMWRWDETDSPQSFPETPWALDLEMQDFPYPRDHHGQWFWESGFDKDAIGDAEGIRDWNLRAVYGAFNAMKNRDGAADHKTAILSWVAYVGGPRESNRLLGDVVLTQDDIVAKRDFPDGCVPSTWSIDLHYPKEQYAKKYPDNPFISIAVHDRRVDRSYGYPVPYRCFYSRNIDNLFMAGRNVSVTHEALGTVRVMKTCGMMGEVVGKAASICALRDCTPREVYQDHLDELLELLELPGKARRSTPSAPITIDAGALPRASKFGPMTGQDPASLDGIVIDDREAELKGKWTSGGGRNDRYVAYSYKYAGPGSGAQAIYTVKAPQSGRFQIRVGCAPADERFNNRATAAPVEIRIGDRVVRENVNYRGTEDRQFAAVATIDVEKDDEINVVILTEQADGLVHLDAVQMLPVE; encoded by the coding sequence ATGATTGGCAATCTCTCTGAATCACGATTCCGGGGCTTCCTGGCACCGTTGGCCGTGCTGGCGGCGGTTTGCACGCCGCACTTCGTGTTGAATTCGGCCCCCGCGGCCGAGATCTTTGTCGAAACCGAGAGTTTTGACGATCTCGGCGGCTGGAAATTGGACACCCAGTTCATCCAGCAGATGGGATCTCCCTACCTGCTCGCCCACGGACTGGGCACGCCGGTCGACGACGCCGTGACGCAGATCGACGTGAAACAACCGGGGGCCTATCGCGTCTGGGTCCGCACCTTCGATTGGGTGGCTCGCTGGGACGCCGCCGGGCAGCCGGGCAAATTCCAAATTCAGATCGGCGGCCAGACGCTCGGTGAAACCTTCGGCACCGAGGGGGCGACGTGGGGCTGGCAAGACGGCGGAACGATCGAATTGGCGGAAGGGAAAACGCAACTGCGGCTGAAAGACTTGACCGGATTCGACGGCCGCTGCGACTGCCTCTATCTGACGACGCAGCTGGACGGCGATCCTCCGCCACCGGCCGATTCGGTCTTGTCGGATTGGCGACGGAAACAATTGGGGCTGCCCGACGAGCCGCTCGAACGGGGGCCTTATGACTTGGTGGTCGTCGGTGGCGGTTACGCCGGCATGGGCTCGGCGCTCAGCGCCGCACGGATGGGCTGCCGCGTCGCTTTGATCCAAGACCGTGGCGTCTTGGGCGGTAACGGATCCAGCGAAGTACGTGTCTGGGCGATGGGCAACATCCGTCGCGGCAAGTTCCCGCGGATCGGCGAGATCATCGAAGAATTCGCCGACAACGCGACCAAGTCACCGGGCCGCTACGAAGAGTTCGGCGATGATCTGAAAGAACGCACCGTCCGTGCCGAGCCCCAGATCGACTTGTGGCTCAACCACCACGCGTTCGATGCCGTCGTCCAAGACAATCACATCGTTTCGGTCGATGCGCTCAACACCAAAACCGGCGCGGTCGTTCGCATGCTCGGGGACCGCTTCGTCGACTGCACGGGCCACGGTTGGTTGGGGCAATTCGTCGGTGCCGATAGCGACATGGCGCCCGACGGCCGAATGGGCATGAGCAACATGTGGCGTTGGGATGAAACCGATTCGCCGCAGTCATTCCCCGAAACCCCGTGGGCGCTGGATTTGGAAATGCAAGACTTTCCCTATCCCCGCGACCACCACGGCCAGTGGTTCTGGGAAAGCGGTTTTGACAAGGACGCGATCGGTGACGCCGAAGGCATCCGGGACTGGAATCTGCGCGCCGTGTATGGCGCGTTCAACGCCATGAAGAACCGTGACGGCGCCGCCGATCACAAGACCGCCATCCTCAGCTGGGTGGCCTACGTCGGCGGGCCACGCGAGAGCAATCGGTTGCTCGGTGACGTCGTCCTGACCCAGGATGACATCGTCGCCAAACGTGACTTCCCCGACGGCTGTGTCCCCAGTACGTGGTCGATCGACCTCCACTACCCCAAGGAACAATACGCCAAAAAATACCCCGACAACCCGTTCATCAGCATCGCCGTTCATGACCGCCGCGTCGATCGATCGTACGGCTACCCCGTCCCGTATCGTTGTTTCTACAGCCGAAACATCGACAACCTGTTCATGGCCGGACGAAACGTCAGCGTCACTCACGAAGCCCTCGGCACCGTCCGCGTGATGAAGACCTGTGGCATGATGGGCGAAGTCGTCGGCAAAGCGGCGTCGATCTGCGCGCTCCGCGATTGCACGCCACGCGAGGTCTACCAAGACCACCTCGATGAGCTGCTGGAATTGTTGGAATTGCCCGGCAAGGCACGCCGCAGCACACCCTCGGCCCCGATCACGATCGACGCAGGGGCGCTCCCACGGGCATCCAAATTCGGCCCGATGACCGGCCAGGATCCGGCGTCCTTGGATGGCATCGTGATCGACGACCGCGAGGCAGAGCTGAAAGGGAAATGGACCAGCGGCGGCGGTCGAAACGATCGCTATGTCGCCTACAGCTACAAGTACGCCGGCCCGGGATCGGGGGCCCAAGCCATCTACACCGTCAAGGCTCCCCAAAGCGGCCGCTTTCAAATCCGGGTCGGTTGCGCCCCGGCCGATGAGCGTTTCAACAACCGCGCCACCGCTGCACCGGTTGAGATCCGGATCGGTGATCGTGTGGTCCGCGAGAACGTGAACTACCGGGGTACCGAGGACCGCCAGTTCGCGGCGGTCGCGACCATCGACGTCGAAAAAGACGATGAGATCAACGTCGTGATCTTGACCGAACAAGCCGATGGACTGGTGCACCTGGATGCCGTCCAGATGCTTCCAGTGGAGTGA